Genomic window (Sphingosinicella microcystinivorans):
TCGTGCAAAACCCCGGCCCGATCGTCGTCGGTGCGGTCCAGGGTGCGTCCTGCTACGGCCCGGCCTACGAATTTGCCCTGATCCTCGATACTGAACTGCGCCGCCGCAAGATCCGCGACAGGGTGCCGATGACCTTCGTTACCGCCGAGCCCTATATCGGCCATCTCGGTCTCGACGGAGTCGGCGACACCAAATCGCTGCTCGAAAGCGAGCTGCGCGACCGGCATATCAAATGGATCACCAACGCCCGCGTCGCCAAGGTCGACGCCGGCCTCATGCACGTCGAGGAAGTGGGTGAGGACGGCGCGGTTAGGAAAACGCATGACCTGCCGTTCGGCTACTCGATGATGCTCCCGGCCTTTCGCGGCGTTCCGGCGGTCAGCAATATCGAAGGCCTCACCAATCCGCGCGGCTTCATCATCATCGACAAGCACCAGCGCAATTCGGCCTTTCCGGAGATTTTCGCGCTGGGCGTGTGCGTCGCCATTCCGCCGACGGGTCCGACCCCGGTGCCGGTGGGCGTGCCCAAGACCGGCTTCATGATCGAATCGATGGTGACGGCGATCGCCGCCAACCTCGCCTCGATCCTCGACGGCAAGGAGCCGAGCGCCGAAGCGACCTGGAACGCGGTCTGCCTCGCCGACTTCGGCGACGGCGGCGTGGCCTTCGTCGCCCAGCCCCAGATTCCGCCGCGCAACGTCAACTGGTCGTCCAGCGGAAAGTGGGTCCACCTGGCCAAGATCGGCTTCGAGAAATACTTCCTGCGCAAGGTCCGCAAGGGCGAAAGTGAGCCCTTCTACGAGAAGCTGGCGATGCACGTCATGGGCATCCGCAAGCTGCGTTTCTGACTGTCCTCAAGCGAAGGAGTGTAAAGATGACTCTCGATCGTGCTGTGATGACGTTCGCCGGATGTGTCGTGCTGCTGGGCGTCGTCCTGTCGCTCACCGTGCATCCCTGGTGGCTGGCACTGACCGCCTTTGCCGGTCTCAACATGATCCAGGCGAGCTTCACTGGCTTCTGCCCCGCTGCGATAGTGTTCAAGGCGCTGGGCGTCCGTCCGGGGACCGCCTTCAAATGAGGCGATCGGCGCCGATCGCCTTGCCCCTGATGGCCTGCCTCCTCGCGAGCGCCGCCGTGCCGGCGCACGCGACGACGCTGGACGAAGCGATCGCGGCTGCCATGATCCATGCGCCCGAAATCGAAGCCGCGCGCGCCGATGCCGACGCCGCCGATGCCCGGATCAAGGAAGCCAGGGGCCAGGGCCTCCCCAGCGCGACGCTGAGCGGGACGATCGGCTATGGCCGCCTCGATCCGCAGGACTTCTTCGGCCTTCCGGCGGCGAACGTCACCCCCCGCGCCGCGCAGCTCACCATCGAGCAACCGCTGTTCATGGGCGGCAGGGTCAGCGCTGGCATCGCGCAGGCACGCGCCGGGAGTGAAGCGGCGCACGCGGGCGAGAGCATGACCCGCAGCCAGATCCTGGTCGCGACGGTCCAGGCCTATGGCGATGTGCTGACCACGCACCGCATGGTGGCGCTCTACGAACAGATGGTCGACCAGATGGAGGAGATCCAGCGTCAGGCCCGGCTCCGCTTCAAAGCGGGGGAAAGTCCCAGTACCGACGTCGCGCAGGCGGCCGCCCGCCTCGCCGAAGCGCAGGCCGCTCTTGAAGGCGCTCGCGGCCTCGCTGTCTCGGCCGATGCACGGTTCACCAACCTGACCGGCCTTGCTCCGCAGGACCTCCAGCCTATTCCGGCAAGCCCGGCCGTGCCCGGTTCGCTGGACGAAGCACTCGACAGCGCGCGGGCCAACAATCCTGCGCTCGCCCAGGCGGAGGCTGCGCTGGATGCCGCGCGCGCCGGCGCCAGGGGAGCGCGGGCGGAGCGCTTGCCCACGGTCGGCGCGTTCGCCGAAGGGGCGACCGTGCGCGATCAGTTCTTTCCCGACTATCGTTCCGATGGCGCGACGGTCGGTTTGCGCGCCCGCTGGCAGATATTCGCTGGCGGGCGGGTCTCAGCGAAGATCACCGAGTCGGACAGCGCGGTAAGAGCCGCCAATGCCCGTGTGCGCGCGGCGCGCTCCGCCGTCGACGAACAGACTATCAGCGCCTTTTCAAGTGTTCGCTCGGCCGCGCTGGTCGAGGCGGCTGCCGCAAGCCAGGCCCTTGCCGCCGCGCAAGCACGCGACAGCGTGCGCCATGAGGTCCGCGTCGGCATGAAGCCCCAGCTCGATTTGCTCGACGCGGAGCGGGAGGCAACCGCCGCCGCCGTCAGTGAGGCCAGGGCACAGAGTAATCGCATCGTAGCCGCGTACCGGCTGCTCGCCCTCATCGGGCGCTGAGATTCAACAGGAGAGGGACACATGCACAAGGACTGGCCGAAAATGGCCGACGAATTGAACGTCGCCATCAAGGAAGTGCGGCTCGGGACGCCCGAGGTGATGAAGGCCTTTTCCGCGATGGCGGCCGCTGCGACCCAGGCGGGAACGCTCGACGCCAAGACCAAGGAACTGATCGCGCTCGCCATCTCGGTCGCGATCCGCTGCGACGGCTGCGTGGCCTTCCATGCCAAGGCGGCGGTCAAGCAGGGCGCGACGCGCGACGAGGTCATGGAGACGATGGGCATGGCCCTCTACATGGGCGCCGGTCCCAGCCTCATGTATGCCGCGCAGGCTGTCGAAGCCTTCGATCAATTCTCCGGTTAAGCGAAGCGATAAAACGCCCCGGCGCCACGGTTGCGAGAACCTCAACATAAATAACGTGGGATTCGACAAGGCCCGGTGGCTGATCAAACAGAAATACGGCCACAAGCTCTTCTGGGGATTTATGTCCTTCGACATCCGTCAACTTCGCTATGCCATCGCCGCGGCAGATCACGGCAGCTTCTACCGCGCCGCGCGGGCGCTGGACGTGGAGCAATCAACATTAAGCCGCGCCATCCTCAAGCTGGAACGCGCGATCGGGGACAGCATCTTCAACCGCTCGCGGGCCGGCGTCACCCTTACTATCGCCGGCGCTCAGTTCATTCGTAGTGCCCGGCCGATGGTCGCAAACGCGGACAAGATGGTCGGGACGATGCGGGCTGCGGGACAAGGCCGCGCCGGTGGCTTGATGATCGGGCACTATAATTCGGTGTCGGCTGGGAACCTGCGCGCGACCATGCTGGGGTGGCGCGATGCCCAACCCGATGTTGATCTGGATGGCGTGGAGGCCGCCCGGGGCGCGCTGTTCGCCGGACTCGATACCGGCGAGATCGATATCGCGATCCTACTAGGTGATGCCAGCCACGACGGATTCAGGCATGAGCCCTTCTGGAGCGAACGCATGATAATCGCATTGCCAGCCAGTCATCCTCTCGCTGATCGCGACCTGCTGCACTGGACCGATCTGCGACGCGAGCGGTTTCTGCTTACTGTCGCCGACCCCGGTCCAGAAATCCGCGATATGCTGCTCGGCCGACTGTCGGTGTCAGGGATACAGCCGGATATCAGGCTGCATCAGACCAGCCGGGAAAGCATTTTGAGCGTGCTGGGCAGCGGGCTCGGCCTCACGGTCATCTGCGAGGGCGGGACCGGCGCGCGCTATCCCGATGTCGTCTATCGACCTGTTCACGGAGAACAGGGACCGGCGCTCATCGAGTATTCGGGCTATTGGCGAAAGGACAATGGCAATCCGGCGTTGCGTCGTTTCCTCGCCTTCGTGCGCGACCGCTACTCGCTCGCCTTCGATATTCCCTGAACGAGTGCTGACATGCGACGTTAAGAAGCCGGATCGCAACGGCAAGGGCCGGCCTGAGTTGCCAACTGGAGAAAGGAGCCATCATGACGCAAGGCAAGACACCCATCATCGTGCTGGTCGCGCTCATCATCGGGTTCAGCGCAGGCTTCGTCTTGCGTCCGGTGATCGCGCCAGCCGAGCGAGCCGCCATCGTGGCGAGTCCGGCCCCCGTTACCCCTGCACCGGCCGAACCGCGCGGCAAGCCCTATTTCGCGGCGCATCTCGATGAAGCGCGCCAGATTCTCACGGGATGCGCGGAAGGCTCGGTTCGCGGCGAAGAATGCTTCAACGCCGAGATGGCCGTGACCGAGGCGGAAGGCAGCGCGCGGCACAAGAAATTCTTTGGCAATTGACCGCACGAGGGCGCTTTCATTCCCCTTGCGCGCGATGCCGCCGAAAGGCCCGATCGGTCGCCATGAACCGGGCGACCATGGGCGCAATCAGCTTCTCGGGCGGGGCTGGCGCGTCGCCAGTTTCGGCGGCAAGCGCGGCGGCATAGGCTTGCAAGTCGCGGTGGACGGCCGCCGGTAACTCAACGGCAAGTTTCACCGGCCGATCGTCGGCGAGCGGCCCCAGCTTCAGTTTGGTCATCGTGCGGCTCCGATGGGTTCGAGGATCAGATCGCGAGTAATGACCACACGCAAGGGATGCCCTGGCCGGATGGTGAGCGTCGGCTGCACATTCAATTGCCGCCGCACGATCTGCTGGCCGGTCTGGTTGATGGTGTCTTGCGAGCCGCGCCGCAGCGCGCGATTGAGGTCGTCCTCGCTGTCCGCGCCCAACTCGGCCCCGACGCCGAGCAGCGTCGAGACGGCGGCGGCTTTGAGCAGATTGCCCCAATGCTGATTCACGCGATCCTGTAGGCCAGCATATCCAGCCGCATCGGCGCCGGGCTGGCGTTCCAGCACGATCGAGCGGCCGTCCGGCAATATGAGACGATCCCATGCCAGCAGAACGCGGGTCTGCCCCGCCGCGACCTCGCTGTCATATTCGCCGATCAGCCGGGCGCCCTGCGGAATGAGCAGGATGCGCCCGGTAGGGCTGTCATAGACGTTCTGAGTCACCTGGGCGGTGATTTGGCCGGGAAGATCGGAACGGACGCCGGTAATGAGCGCGGCGGGGATGATGCTCCCGGCCTGCACGATGTTGGGCGAGGCCGGCGCGGTCAGCCGTTCCACGCTCACCGTGCGCTGGTTCGACGCCTGCGCCATGAAGGCCCGCTTCCCGGCCTGATCGCCCTGCGGTGTCTCGGCGGGCTGCGATGCGGCGGTGGGTTCCAGCGCGGCGCCGATCATCGGCAATGCAGCCGTGCTGCCTGTGCCGCCGCCACCAAGGAACAGACTGGCCGTGCGGGCAGCGTCACGTTCCTGTTGGGCGCGCTGGCGCGCGGCTTCTTCGGCCTGGACGCGGGGATCGGGCTGTCCGCCTCCCATCGGCGGGACAGGCACGTTCTCCCCGCGCTGCTG
Coding sequences:
- a CDS encoding NAD(P)/FAD-dependent oxidoreductase, whose protein sequence is MGKPLIVVLGAGLGGTIASYEIKDAVKGRAEVMTVSDTDTYSFIPSNPWVAVRWREPEAIQVHLPPVFGKKKIGFTSVGAKRLHASEKRLELNDGTSITYDYLVIATGPDLAFDEIEGLGPQGHTVSVCQTSHAAAAADAFDAFVQNPGPIVVGAVQGASCYGPAYEFALILDTELRRRKIRDRVPMTFVTAEPYIGHLGLDGVGDTKSLLESELRDRHIKWITNARVAKVDAGLMHVEEVGEDGAVRKTHDLPFGYSMMLPAFRGVPAVSNIEGLTNPRGFIIIDKHQRNSAFPEIFALGVCVAIPPTGPTPVPVGVPKTGFMIESMVTAIAANLASILDGKEPSAEATWNAVCLADFGDGGVAFVAQPQIPPRNVNWSSSGKWVHLAKIGFEKYFLRKVRKGESEPFYEKLAMHVMGIRKLRF
- a CDS encoding TolC family outer membrane protein, translating into MRRSAPIALPLMACLLASAAVPAHATTLDEAIAAAMIHAPEIEAARADADAADARIKEARGQGLPSATLSGTIGYGRLDPQDFFGLPAANVTPRAAQLTIEQPLFMGGRVSAGIAQARAGSEAAHAGESMTRSQILVATVQAYGDVLTTHRMVALYEQMVDQMEEIQRQARLRFKAGESPSTDVAQAAARLAEAQAALEGARGLAVSADARFTNLTGLAPQDLQPIPASPAVPGSLDEALDSARANNPALAQAEAALDAARAGARGARAERLPTVGAFAEGATVRDQFFPDYRSDGATVGLRARWQIFAGGRVSAKITESDSAVRAANARVRAARSAVDEQTISAFSSVRSAALVEAAAASQALAAAQARDSVRHEVRVGMKPQLDLLDAEREATAAAVSEARAQSNRIVAAYRLLALIGR
- a CDS encoding LysR family transcriptional regulator; the protein is MGFDKARWLIKQKYGHKLFWGFMSFDIRQLRYAIAAADHGSFYRAARALDVEQSTLSRAILKLERAIGDSIFNRSRAGVTLTIAGAQFIRSARPMVANADKMVGTMRAAGQGRAGGLMIGHYNSVSAGNLRATMLGWRDAQPDVDLDGVEAARGALFAGLDTGEIDIAILLGDASHDGFRHEPFWSERMIIALPASHPLADRDLLHWTDLRRERFLLTVADPGPEIRDMLLGRLSVSGIQPDIRLHQTSRESILSVLGSGLGLTVICEGGTGARYPDVVYRPVHGEQGPALIEYSGYWRKDNGNPALRRFLAFVRDRYSLAFDIP
- a CDS encoding YgaP family membrane protein, whose product is MTLDRAVMTFAGCVVLLGVVLSLTVHPWWLALTAFAGLNMIQASFTGFCPAAIVFKALGVRPGTAFK
- a CDS encoding DUF2274 domain-containing protein gives rise to the protein MTKLKLGPLADDRPVKLAVELPAAVHRDLQAYAAALAAETGDAPAPPEKLIAPMVARFMATDRAFRRHRAQGE
- a CDS encoding TrbI/VirB10 family protein, giving the protein MSDPAGTPAPQAPQQPAPQATPQPAPANPAAFQLRGPTPRVMRLSRKALATLGVVAGLGIGGSLWFALAPKGERSGKELYGTESRTAAETITSGPKDYGQVPKLGGPLPGDLGRPILSAQQRGENVPVPPMGGGQPDPRVQAEEAARQRAQQERDAARTASLFLGGGGTGSTAALPMIGAALEPTAASQPAETPQGDQAGKRAFMAQASNQRTVSVERLTAPASPNIVQAGSIIPAALITGVRSDLPGQITAQVTQNVYDSPTGRILLIPQGARLIGEYDSEVAAGQTRVLLAWDRLILPDGRSIVLERQPGADAAGYAGLQDRVNQHWGNLLKAAAVSTLLGVGAELGADSEDDLNRALRRGSQDTINQTGQQIVRRQLNVQPTLTIRPGHPLRVVITRDLILEPIGAAR
- a CDS encoding carboxymuconolactone decarboxylase family protein, translated to MHKDWPKMADELNVAIKEVRLGTPEVMKAFSAMAAAATQAGTLDAKTKELIALAISVAIRCDGCVAFHAKAAVKQGATRDEVMETMGMALYMGAGPSLMYAAQAVEAFDQFSG